One Marinibacterium anthonyi genomic region harbors:
- the gpsA_1 gene encoding Glycerol-3-phosphate dehydrogenase [NAD(P)+]: MLARNGHATKIWARRPELAKQINDTRQNADYLPDFELPQGLIATADIGDAVMAAEAVLLVTPSSTLRETCRAVKPHLAEGVPVALCSKGIERGTGLLLSEVVSQELPGHPVGAISGPTFARETALDHPTAATVAFEWRYEDRLNPENSPAARMAMSLSGGGFRPYVSDDLIGVEVGGAVKNVIAIACGMLSGAGFAENTRAAIITRGTDEMKLLAEALGGRRETVTGLSGAGDLTLTCSSTTSRNMSLGFQLGQGLSRDECFDGRAVVVEGEVNAVSVTDLARRIGVSMPICETVHAVLHEGADLEASFNTLWKRPIEAEPRAMSLSLTHPEPTLTLQFGN; this comes from the coding sequence GTGCTTGCCCGCAATGGCCATGCCACGAAGATCTGGGCCCGCCGCCCCGAGTTGGCGAAACAGATCAACGACACGCGGCAGAACGCCGACTACCTTCCCGATTTCGAGCTGCCGCAGGGGCTGATTGCCACAGCGGATATCGGCGACGCCGTGATGGCCGCCGAAGCCGTTCTGCTGGTCACGCCCTCGTCGACATTGCGCGAGACCTGCCGAGCGGTGAAGCCCCACCTCGCCGAAGGCGTGCCGGTGGCGCTGTGTTCGAAAGGGATCGAGCGCGGCACCGGGCTGTTGCTGTCCGAAGTGGTGAGCCAGGAATTGCCGGGCCATCCGGTCGGCGCGATTTCCGGGCCGACATTCGCACGGGAAACGGCGCTGGATCATCCGACGGCGGCCACGGTCGCCTTTGAATGGCGCTACGAAGACCGCCTGAACCCGGAGAATTCGCCGGCCGCGCGCATGGCGATGTCGCTGTCGGGCGGCGGGTTCCGGCCCTATGTGTCGGACGACCTGATCGGGGTCGAGGTGGGCGGCGCGGTCAAGAACGTGATCGCCATCGCCTGCGGCATGCTGTCGGGCGCGGGCTTTGCCGAGAACACGCGCGCCGCGATCATCACCCGTGGCACGGACGAGATGAAGCTGCTGGCCGAGGCGCTTGGCGGGCGGCGGGAAACCGTGACCGGGCTGTCCGGCGCGGGCGACCTGACGCTGACCTGTTCGTCGACGACGTCGCGCAACATGTCGCTGGGCTTTCAGCTGGGCCAGGGGCTGAGCCGGGACGAGTGTTTCGATGGCCGCGCCGTGGTCGTCGAAGGCGAGGTCAACGCGGTGTCCGTCACCGACCTGGCGCGGCGCATCGGTGTGTCGATGCCGATCTGCGAGACGGTGCACGCCGTCCTGCACGAGGGCGCCGATCTTGAGGCCAGTTTCAACACGCTGTGGAAACGGCCGATCGAAGCGGAGCCGCGCGCGATGTCGCTGTCGCTGACCCATCCCGAACCGACCCTGACGCTGCAATTCGGAAACTGA
- the cph1_3 gene encoding Phytochrome-like protein cph1, protein MLQGFKDFALPEAFMPHGMCLLWRPDLLFLHGASDFLIAAAYFTIPLLILRAARRRPDLLDANVARLFAAFITACALSHLCALVTLWLPIYGVQGVIKAATAVVSVYTAVELARLLPVFLTMPSRADLAEKEAALLLHRHETTRVQEANDKLSEFAYVVSHDLRAPMRGIANHARFLEEDHGDSLPPDAKKRIGRMQELCRQTEHLISTLLQYSRISRAEAQEDVALSEVVERIRDRLAETLTDRSAQIVVDTPLPIIAGNPADVMTALTNLVLNGITYNDSGAPVVRIGYLDRVKVDGRTLHKAVYVTDNGIGVAAENHDLIFRMFKRLHGPDAYGAGTGAGLAFVRRVAESHGGTVRVVSTPGEGSTFYLTFEAEAQTGSAMTGFATQVA, encoded by the coding sequence ATGCTGCAAGGGTTCAAGGACTTCGCCCTGCCAGAGGCGTTCATGCCCCATGGCATGTGCCTGTTGTGGCGGCCTGACCTGCTGTTCCTGCATGGCGCGTCGGATTTCCTGATCGCCGCGGCCTATTTCACCATCCCGCTGCTGATCCTGCGCGCCGCGCGCCGCCGGCCCGATCTGCTGGATGCCAATGTCGCCCGGCTGTTCGCCGCCTTCATCACCGCCTGCGCGCTCAGCCACCTGTGCGCGCTGGTGACGCTGTGGCTGCCAATCTACGGGGTGCAGGGGGTGATCAAGGCCGCCACGGCCGTGGTTTCCGTCTACACGGCGGTCGAACTGGCGCGCCTTCTGCCGGTCTTCCTGACCATGCCGTCCCGCGCCGACCTGGCCGAAAAGGAAGCCGCGCTGCTGCTGCACCGGCACGAAACCACGCGCGTGCAGGAAGCCAACGACAAGCTGAGCGAATTCGCCTACGTGGTGTCGCACGATCTGCGCGCGCCGATGCGCGGCATTGCCAACCACGCCCGGTTTCTTGAAGAAGATCATGGCGATAGCCTGCCACCCGATGCAAAGAAGCGTATTGGCCGCATGCAGGAATTGTGTCGTCAGACCGAGCATCTGATATCGACCCTGCTGCAGTATTCCCGCATCAGCCGGGCCGAGGCGCAAGAGGACGTGGCCCTGTCCGAAGTGGTCGAACGGATCCGGGACCGGCTGGCGGAAACGCTGACCGACCGCAGCGCCCAGATCGTGGTGGACACGCCGCTGCCGATCATCGCGGGCAATCCGGCCGACGTGATGACGGCGCTGACCAACCTGGTGCTGAACGGGATCACCTACAACGACAGTGGCGCGCCGGTGGTGCGCATCGGCTATCTCGACCGGGTCAAGGTGGATGGCCGGACGCTGCACAAGGCGGTCTACGTGACCGACAACGGCATCGGCGTGGCGGCGGAAAATCACGACCTGATCTTCCGCATGTTCAAGCGGTTGCATGGACCGGATGCCTATGGCGCCGGCACCGGCGCGGGGCTGGCGTTTGTCCGGCGGGTGGCCGAAAGCCATGGCGGCACGGTCAGGGTCGTTTCGACCCCCGGCGAAGGATCGACCTTCTACCTGACCTTCGAGGCCGAGGCGCAGACCGGTTCCGCCATGACCGGGTTCGCGACGCAGGTGGCCTGA
- the cheY_4 gene encoding Chemotaxis protein CheY, which translates to MANANMTTTAGAVRDFDLNVLVVDDEAFDRKRLERLASKLGASVSVKTCRDEEDFRTSLDSGVYDICFVDNNMGAWCGAQAVDVLHHHPRHKETPVVMVSSRDDTETAVQAIKAGCTNYIEKGKLTAERLRETVCEALTENLADAVSREQLQQVADCIVTGLAEGCIGELRPRLRAMYRQVCFIRDCHAAGVMPSPEALETIETHCLQIWRFADELSDYGRTFSRPH; encoded by the coding sequence ATGGCAAATGCCAATATGACGACCACGGCGGGGGCCGTGCGCGATTTCGATCTCAATGTGCTTGTCGTCGATGACGAGGCCTTCGACCGCAAGCGACTGGAACGGCTGGCATCCAAGCTGGGCGCTTCGGTTTCGGTCAAGACCTGCCGAGACGAGGAGGATTTCCGGACCTCGCTGGACAGCGGCGTCTACGACATCTGTTTCGTCGACAACAACATGGGCGCCTGGTGTGGCGCGCAGGCGGTGGATGTGCTGCATCACCACCCGCGCCACAAGGAAACGCCGGTTGTGATGGTATCGTCGCGCGACGATACCGAAACGGCGGTTCAGGCGATCAAGGCCGGCTGCACCAACTACATCGAGAAGGGCAAGCTGACGGCGGAGCGCCTGCGCGAAACCGTCTGCGAAGCGCTGACCGAGAACCTGGCCGACGCGGTCAGCCGGGAGCAGTTGCAGCAGGTGGCCGATTGCATTGTCACCGGCCTGGCCGAAGGCTGCATCGGCGAATTGCGCCCGCGCCTGCGGGCGATGTACCGGCAGGTCTGCTTTATCCGCGACTGCCATGCCGCCGGCGTGATGCCGTCGCCCGAGGCACTGGAAACCATCGAAACCCATTGCCTGCAGATCTGGCGCTTTGCCGATGAATTGTCGGATTACGGGCGCACCTTCAGCCGGCCTCACTGA
- the mdtN_2 gene encoding Multidrug resistance protein MdtN — protein sequence MQWFRKILPFAILVLVVAAIAWAVIQERSQAGLPEGIAKGNGRIEAVEIDISTKIAGRLQEIYVDEGDFVTRGQTLAQIETTQLQAQLHQAQAELRRAVIGVETAQSVVTQREAEKRAAQATLEQANVTLDLAQKTLARTTPLAKSNAVSQQALEDDEADVRGATAAAAASEAQMAAADAGISAAHASVADAEAAVEAAKAAIDAIQADLKEATLTAPRDGRVQYRVAQPGEVLASGGRVLNMVDLSDVHMTFFLPTADAGRLAIGSEARLLIDAAPGYPIPATITYVSDVAQFTPKTVETEEERNKLMFRVRARIDPELLKEYIQYVKTGVPGVAYVRVGSDAQWPADVAQVRLP from the coding sequence ATGCAGTGGTTCCGCAAGATCCTGCCCTTCGCCATCCTGGTCCTTGTCGTGGCCGCCATCGCCTGGGCCGTGATCCAGGAACGCAGCCAGGCCGGCCTGCCCGAAGGGATCGCCAAGGGCAACGGCCGGATCGAGGCGGTGGAAATCGACATCTCGACCAAGATCGCCGGCCGCCTGCAGGAGATCTATGTCGACGAGGGTGATTTCGTCACCCGTGGCCAGACCCTCGCCCAGATCGAAACCACCCAGCTGCAGGCCCAGCTGCACCAGGCCCAGGCCGAACTGCGCCGCGCCGTGATCGGCGTGGAAACCGCGCAAAGCGTCGTCACCCAGCGCGAGGCCGAAAAGCGCGCCGCCCAGGCCACGCTGGAACAGGCCAACGTTACGCTCGACCTCGCGCAAAAGACGCTGGCCCGCACCACGCCGCTGGCCAAAAGCAACGCGGTCTCGCAACAGGCGCTGGAAGACGACGAGGCCGACGTGCGCGGCGCCACCGCCGCCGCCGCCGCGTCCGAAGCCCAGATGGCCGCCGCCGATGCCGGCATCTCGGCCGCCCATGCCTCGGTCGCCGATGCCGAAGCCGCGGTCGAAGCCGCCAAGGCCGCCATCGACGCCATTCAGGCCGACCTGAAGGAAGCCACCCTGACCGCCCCCCGCGACGGGCGCGTGCAATACCGCGTCGCCCAGCCGGGCGAGGTTCTGGCCTCGGGCGGGCGCGTCCTGAACATGGTCGATCTGTCGGACGTCCACATGACCTTCTTCCTGCCCACCGCCGACGCCGGCCGCCTTGCCATCGGCTCCGAAGCCCGCCTGCTGATCGACGCCGCGCCCGGCTACCCGATCCCGGCCACGATCACCTATGTGTCCGACGTGGCCCAGTTCACGCCCAAGACCGTCGAGACCGAAGAGGAACGCAACAAGCTGATGTTCCGCGTCCGCGCCCGGATCGACCCCGAATTGCTCAAGGAATACATCCAGTACGTGAAGACCGGCGTGCCGGGCGTGGCCTATGTCCGGGTCGGCTCCGACGCGCAATGGCCCGCCGACGTGGCCCAGGTCCGCCTGCCATGA
- the rcp1 gene encoding Response regulator rcp1, producing MPDCALTQDILIVEDNDDDFEAVERALTRQRQVANPIRRFRDGEEVWNYLTGNGKFSDTGVPRHPGLVLLDLNMPGIDGRQVLARIRSNHDLARIPVVIMTTSVDERDVEDCYAEGANTYLRKPVSWTEFSETVGQLYDYWFRFALRPK from the coding sequence ATGCCTGACTGTGCCCTGACCCAGGACATCCTGATCGTCGAAGATAACGACGACGACTTCGAGGCGGTCGAACGCGCGCTGACCCGCCAGCGCCAGGTCGCCAACCCGATCCGCCGCTTTCGCGACGGGGAAGAGGTGTGGAACTATCTGACAGGAAACGGGAAATTCAGCGACACGGGCGTGCCCCGCCATCCCGGGCTGGTGCTGCTGGATCTCAACATGCCGGGGATCGACGGCCGCCAGGTGCTGGCGCGCATCCGGTCGAACCACGATCTGGCGCGGATCCCGGTGGTGATCATGACCACCTCGGTCGACGAACGCGATGTCGAGGATTGTTATGCCGAGGGCGCCAACACCTACCTGCGCAAGCCGGTCTCGTGGACCGAGTTTTCCGAAACGGTCGGGCAGCTTTACGACTACTGGTTCCGCTTCGCGTTGCGCCCGAAGTGA
- the cph1_1 gene encoding Phytochrome-like protein cph1: MRILIVDDSADDRELVRRAIARMAAPVDRVAEARNEAECLAQLDSKGGTDVVLLDYSLPGSDGLSTLRRIVTQNPFVAVVMITGQGSEDIAVEAMRCGAQDYLTKEAISPESLNRSVTNAAERAAMQRKIDEQRKNLETFAHVLVHDLRGPLQTIRGAIEMLAEDLPPDVANDVGEIMGFIGDGAARMEALIVSLRAYTRIDSAPQDFGPVDLGRAMEAVRQSLASDLDAANAVVICDDQLPVVLGDGPQIEQLLQNLVGNGIKYNLTDQPRIHVSAQIDEDRWEIAVSDNGIGIEAAKVVEIFEPFRRLHKSEDFAGTGLGLATCRKIVERHGGSICCESIQGTGSTFLIRLPGAGADALGPEKVSEAG, from the coding sequence ATGCGAATTCTGATCGTGGACGACAGCGCGGACGACAGGGAACTGGTGCGCCGCGCCATCGCGCGCATGGCCGCGCCCGTCGATCGGGTGGCCGAAGCGCGCAACGAGGCCGAATGCCTGGCGCAGCTTGACTCCAAGGGGGGAACGGACGTTGTTCTGCTGGACTATTCGCTGCCGGGCAGCGACGGGTTGAGCACGCTGCGCCGGATCGTGACCCAGAATCCATTCGTGGCGGTGGTCATGATCACCGGCCAGGGCAGCGAGGATATCGCGGTCGAGGCGATGCGTTGCGGCGCGCAGGATTACCTCACGAAGGAGGCGATTTCGCCCGAGAGCCTGAACAGGTCGGTGACCAACGCCGCCGAACGGGCGGCGATGCAGCGCAAGATCGACGAACAGCGCAAGAACCTTGAAACCTTCGCCCATGTGCTGGTCCATGACCTGCGCGGGCCGCTGCAGACGATCCGCGGCGCGATCGAGATGCTGGCCGAGGATCTGCCCCCGGACGTGGCCAATGACGTGGGCGAGATCATGGGGTTCATCGGCGACGGCGCCGCCCGGATGGAGGCGCTGATCGTCTCGCTCAGGGCCTATACGCGCATCGACAGCGCTCCGCAGGATTTCGGGCCGGTCGACCTGGGGCGCGCGATGGAGGCGGTGCGCCAGAGCCTGGCCTCGGACCTGGATGCCGCCAATGCGGTGGTGATCTGCGACGACCAGCTGCCGGTGGTGCTGGGCGATGGCCCGCAGATCGAACAGCTGCTTCAGAACCTCGTGGGCAACGGCATCAAGTACAACCTGACCGATCAGCCGCGCATCCATGTGTCGGCCCAGATCGACGAGGATCGGTGGGAAATCGCGGTGTCCGACAATGGGATCGGCATCGAAGCGGCCAAGGTGGTCGAGATCTTTGAACCCTTCCGGCGTCTGCACAAGTCAGAGGATTTCGCCGGCACGGGCCTGGGCCTGGCCACCTGCCGCAAGATCGTCGAGCGGCACGGCGGGTCCATCTGCTGCGAATCCATCCAGGGCACCGGGTCGACCTTCCTGATCCGGCTGCCGGGTGCCGGGGCCGATGCGCTCGGCCCCGAAAAGGTCAGTGAGGCCGGCTGA
- the cph1_2 gene encoding Phytochrome-like protein cph1, protein MAMPAPIPRRLWIWAGLALIVVVYVPALVAIWDLRNRQRDDIGVLTHQLPELLLDFELAIGYSGFIHDFKNAVLRGDEPRYADGVRDSYDTAMSAVLTLEHIAGDVGLDIDMSPIRDTLNQYRRALIRVEHAHRQGLSAEEIDALVRIPDTAATLNLVTAHEAIQNALLERTATSQRDMMVLLAFVATLLLLLPGTVIALMWAGMREQTRRLAEIRDLNHVLDDRNSALQRANADLTLINGKLNEFAYVTAHDLRVPMRGIANHASFLMEDHGDTLEPDARNRLMRMQDLCAQVENLTATLLKYSRIDRSATMEEVRVEGIVANIHSALAELLDERHGKIVIDTPLPRLQASAAEVNTVLHNLVLNGLVYSDAEHPTVHIGYAPHVWVDGRLLRQVFYVSDNGIGIAPEFHDEVFRMFKRLNHPDAYGPGSGAGLAFVRKVTESMGGEVVLVSRLGEGCTFYIDFGDASAKAPLSFPDDMPLVQHA, encoded by the coding sequence ATGGCGATGCCCGCCCCCATACCGCGCCGCCTGTGGATCTGGGCCGGCCTGGCGTTGATCGTCGTGGTCTATGTCCCCGCCCTGGTGGCGATCTGGGACCTGCGCAACCGTCAGCGCGACGACATCGGGGTGCTCACCCATCAACTGCCTGAACTGCTGCTCGATTTCGAACTGGCCATCGGCTATTCGGGCTTCATCCACGATTTCAAGAACGCGGTGCTGCGCGGGGATGAACCGCGTTACGCCGATGGTGTCCGCGACAGCTACGACACCGCGATGAGCGCTGTTCTGACGCTGGAACATATCGCGGGCGATGTCGGGCTGGACATCGACATGAGCCCGATTCGCGACACGCTGAACCAGTATCGTCGCGCTCTGATTCGCGTGGAACATGCTCATCGACAGGGCCTGTCCGCGGAAGAGATCGACGCGCTGGTGCGCATCCCCGACACGGCCGCCACGCTGAATCTGGTCACGGCGCACGAAGCGATTCAGAACGCCCTGCTGGAACGGACGGCGACCAGCCAGCGCGACATGATGGTGTTGTTGGCTTTCGTTGCTACGCTGCTGCTGCTGTTGCCGGGTACGGTGATTGCGCTGATGTGGGCCGGCATGCGCGAACAGACCCGCCGCCTGGCCGAGATCCGCGATCTGAACCATGTGCTGGACGACCGCAATTCCGCTTTGCAGCGGGCCAATGCGGACCTGACGCTGATCAACGGAAAGCTCAACGAATTTGCCTATGTGACAGCCCATGACCTGCGGGTGCCGATGCGCGGCATCGCCAACCATGCCAGTTTCCTGATGGAGGATCATGGCGACACTCTGGAGCCCGACGCCCGCAACCGCCTGATGCGCATGCAGGATCTGTGCGCCCAAGTGGAAAACCTGACCGCGACGCTGTTGAAATATTCCCGCATCGACCGCAGTGCCACGATGGAGGAGGTGCGCGTCGAAGGCATCGTCGCCAACATCCATTCCGCCCTGGCCGAACTGCTGGACGAACGCCATGGCAAGATCGTCATCGACACGCCGCTGCCGCGACTGCAGGCCAGTGCGGCCGAGGTCAACACCGTGCTGCACAACCTCGTGCTCAACGGGCTGGTCTATTCCGATGCCGAACATCCCACCGTCCATATCGGCTATGCGCCGCATGTCTGGGTCGACGGCCGGCTGCTGCGCCAGGTTTTTTATGTCAGCGACAATGGAATCGGCATCGCGCCCGAATTCCACGACGAGGTCTTTCGCATGTTCAAACGGCTCAATCATCCCGACGCGTACGGGCCGGGGTCCGGGGCCGGGCTGGCCTTCGTGCGCAAGGTGACCGAAAGCATGGGCGGCGAGGTCGTCCTGGTTTCGCGGCTGGGCGAGGGCTGTACGTTCTACATCGATTTCGGCGATGCCTCCGCCAAGGCGCCGCTGTCGTTTCCCGATGACATGCCTCTGGTGCAACATGCCTGA
- the ggpS gene encoding Glucosylglycerol-phosphate synthase: MPSNLVIVYHRQPYEEVVENGKITYRENASPNGIVPTLKSFFGRFESGAWVAWKEAEDPSNPDFERVIEIEDKFGKYSVSRLPLTKEQVSSFYHVSSKEAFWPILHGFKERYNYDPVDWPTFREVNWAFAEAAAAEAAEGAVVWVHDYNLWLVPGYLRQLRPDVKISFFHHTPFPGADIFNVLPWRLEILQSLLACDVVGFHIPRYVNNFVSAARSLLEVNVTRREKVKPEMSSQATALSEQSVPTEVEFEGRKVWLQASPVGIDVDYVEKLARSEQTQSRAAEIRKGLGDAQLVLSVGRTDYTKGGIEQLESFERLLETRPDLRGKVQLMHVSVPANRNMTVYEEIQEHLEQTTGRINGRFGSLEWQPIALVSRAVPFEDLIAYYLAADVAWITPLADGMNLVVKEYCAARYDEDGAVVLSEFAGAAVEMGSAVLTNPFSHRSMDSALLQALEMTPDDRRGRMKALREVVAKQDIRHWAEEQMSAMKGVKLMEIEPAA; this comes from the coding sequence ATGCCCTCCAATCTGGTTATCGTATATCACCGCCAACCCTATGAAGAGGTGGTCGAAAACGGCAAGATCACCTACCGCGAGAACGCGTCCCCCAATGGCATCGTGCCGACGCTGAAGTCCTTCTTCGGCCGGTTCGAAAGCGGTGCCTGGGTGGCCTGGAAAGAGGCCGAGGATCCGTCGAACCCCGATTTCGAACGGGTGATCGAGATCGAGGACAAGTTCGGCAAGTATTCCGTGTCGCGCCTGCCGCTGACCAAGGAACAGGTCAGCAGCTTCTACCATGTCTCGTCCAAGGAGGCGTTCTGGCCGATCCTGCACGGGTTCAAGGAGCGCTATAACTACGACCCCGTCGACTGGCCGACCTTCCGCGAGGTGAACTGGGCCTTTGCCGAGGCCGCCGCGGCCGAAGCCGCCGAAGGCGCCGTGGTCTGGGTGCACGATTACAACCTGTGGCTGGTGCCCGGCTACCTGCGCCAGCTGCGCCCGGACGTGAAGATTTCGTTCTTCCACCACACGCCCTTCCCCGGCGCGGACATCTTCAACGTGCTGCCCTGGCGGCTGGAGATCCTGCAATCGCTGCTGGCCTGCGACGTGGTGGGCTTTCACATCCCGCGCTACGTGAACAACTTTGTCTCGGCCGCCCGGTCGCTGCTGGAGGTCAACGTGACCAGGCGCGAGAAGGTGAAGCCCGAGATGTCGTCGCAGGCGACCGCCCTGTCGGAACAATCGGTGCCGACCGAGGTCGAATTCGAGGGCCGCAAGGTCTGGCTGCAGGCGTCCCCGGTGGGGATCGACGTGGATTACGTCGAGAAGCTGGCGCGCAGCGAACAGACCCAGTCACGCGCGGCCGAGATCCGCAAGGGCTTGGGCGATGCGCAACTGGTGCTGTCGGTCGGGCGGACCGATTATACCAAGGGCGGGATCGAGCAGCTGGAAAGCTTCGAGCGGCTGCTTGAAACGCGCCCCGACCTGCGCGGCAAGGTGCAGCTGATGCATGTGTCGGTGCCTGCCAACCGCAACATGACCGTCTACGAGGAAATCCAGGAGCACCTGGAACAGACCACGGGCCGGATCAACGGGCGGTTCGGGTCGCTGGAATGGCAGCCGATCGCGCTGGTGTCGCGCGCGGTGCCGTTCGAGGACCTGATCGCCTATTACCTGGCCGCCGACGTGGCCTGGATCACGCCGCTGGCGGACGGGATGAACCTGGTCGTCAAGGAATATTGCGCGGCGCGTTACGACGAGGACGGCGCCGTGGTGTTGTCGGAATTCGCCGGTGCCGCGGTCGAGATGGGGTCGGCCGTGCTGACCAACCCGTTCTCGCACCGCTCGATGGACAGCGCGCTGCTGCAGGCGCTGGAGATGACGCCGGATGACCGGCGCGGCCGGATGAAGGCGCTGCGCGAGGTCGTGGCCAAGCAGGACATCCGCCACTGGGCCGAAGAACAGATGTCGGCCATGAAGGGCGTGAAACTGATGGAAATCGAACCCGCGGCCTGA
- the cpdA_4 gene encoding 3',5'-cyclic adenosine monophosphate phosphodiesterase CpdA, which produces MIKIVVLSDLHLRGRGDPANGLDPHDRLRLGIDWLNRRHADADLCVLAGDLADVGDRDAYELLKHQVMRAKVPVEMTIGNHDDRDTFLKVFGEAYRAETGYIDKSIDIGGYRVIILDSAITGEPAGRLEPAQLHWLGLRLDEAADRPVIVIVHHHANPLMTRVDRILMQNGTAFARVLSRHKDIRQVIAGHVHYTSTAIWHGIPFTTLSGGHYSVRALLDPDEPAPHLTGPAQMAVILAGTDGTIVHFDDYINGNARIGQP; this is translated from the coding sequence ATGATCAAGATCGTGGTCCTGAGCGACCTTCACCTGCGCGGCCGGGGCGATCCGGCCAATGGGCTGGACCCCCATGACCGGCTGCGGCTGGGCATCGACTGGCTGAACCGGCGGCACGCGGACGCCGACCTGTGCGTGCTGGCGGGCGACCTGGCCGACGTGGGCGACCGCGACGCCTATGAGCTGCTGAAGCATCAGGTGATGCGCGCGAAGGTGCCTGTGGAGATGACCATCGGCAACCACGACGACCGCGACACCTTCCTGAAGGTCTTTGGCGAAGCCTATCGGGCCGAGACGGGTTATATCGACAAGTCGATCGATATCGGCGGGTATCGGGTCATCATCCTGGACAGCGCCATCACCGGCGAACCGGCCGGACGGCTGGAACCCGCGCAGCTGCATTGGCTGGGATTGCGCCTGGACGAGGCCGCGGACCGCCCGGTCATCGTGATCGTGCACCACCATGCCAACCCGCTGATGACCCGGGTCGACCGGATCCTGATGCAGAACGGAACGGCCTTTGCCCGGGTGCTGAGCCGGCACAAGGATATCCGCCAAGTCATTGCGGGCCATGTACATTATACCTCGACCGCGATCTGGCACGGGATCCCGTTCACGACGCTGTCGGGCGGGCATTACAGCGTGCGGGCGCTGCTGGATCCCGATGAACCGGCGCCGCATCTGACCGGGCCCGCGCAGATGGCGGTGATCCTGGCGGGGACCGACGGGACGATCGTGCATTTCGACGATTACATCAACGGCAATGCCCGGATCGGGCAACCCTGA
- the mfppA gene encoding Mannosylfructose-phosphate phosphatase — MTIMQSARPSISDRRFTLATDLDGTFLGGTIEAREALYGWIEANRFTVGLIFVTGRDPEFIMQMCREQGLPWPEYVVGDVGTTIAHVTDQGRIEPIPALEEDIASRWNDAGDAVREVLDGHPGLSLQPTDFRYRVSYDLDPRAFDDAAKQKVEALGLDWLISDNKYFDVLPRGVSKGPSIRRLVEHLEIPEDRVLVAGDTLNDLSMLECGLPAVAVGNSEEALIARVGDLDHVHKARAHGAAGILEAIDAHSLHDIPKGC; from the coding sequence ATGACCATCATGCAATCCGCACGGCCGAGCATTTCGGACCGTCGCTTTACGCTTGCCACCGACCTGGACGGCACCTTCCTGGGCGGCACGATCGAGGCGCGCGAGGCGCTGTACGGCTGGATCGAGGCCAACCGCTTTACCGTGGGCCTGATCTTTGTCACCGGGCGCGACCCCGAGTTCATCATGCAGATGTGCCGCGAACAGGGCCTGCCCTGGCCCGAATACGTGGTGGGCGACGTGGGCACGACCATCGCCCATGTCACCGATCAGGGCCGGATCGAACCGATCCCGGCGCTGGAGGAAGACATTGCCAGCCGCTGGAACGACGCCGGCGACGCGGTGCGCGAGGTGCTGGACGGGCATCCGGGCCTGTCCCTGCAACCCACCGATTTCCGCTACCGGGTCAGCTATGACCTGGATCCGCGGGCCTTCGACGACGCGGCCAAGCAGAAGGTCGAGGCGCTGGGGCTGGACTGGCTGATTTCGGACAACAAGTATTTCGACGTCCTGCCACGGGGCGTTTCCAAGGGGCCGTCGATCCGGCGGCTGGTCGAGCATCTGGAGATTCCCGAAGACAGGGTGCTGGTCGCCGGCGACACGCTGAACGACCTCTCGATGCTTGAATGCGGATTGCCGGCCGTGGCCGTGGGCAATTCCGAAGAGGCGCTGATCGCCCGCGTCGGGGACCTGGACCATGTGCACAAGGCCCGTGCCCATGGCGCTGCCGGGATCCTCGAGGCGATCGATGCCCATTCCCTTCACGACATTCCGAAAGGCTGCTGA